Proteins encoded together in one Lysinibacillus sp. FSL K6-0232 window:
- a CDS encoding bifunctional metallophosphatase/5'-nucleotidase: MLEKIHIFHTNDLHSHFKYWPRMQSYVKERRKELKRIGETSYLFDIGDHLDRSNIYTDATLGKGNVQLLNEAGYDVVTIGNNEGITLSHQELFHLYDDAKFDVIVANVYATNGNNPAWLKPYIILTTEQGTKLGVIAATAMFEVYYEELNWQMDEARSTLLRLAHQLRKEVDIVVCLSHLGITEDELLAEECPEIDVIFGSHTHHIFPNGKYINGVLLTGGGKFGQYIGHLTILYDKKTRKIVEKKDVLLHNKNLPIVQNEQDIVQFLEDEGKRILDTPVFTTTKAYNKEWFHYSQLSDLFAHAILEKSGADCALFNAGIFLDGLPKGTVTALDLHRIFPHPINLCTIELSVAEMKEIYLQSKNEEWPYIELKGLGFRGVIFGKILTYGFAINDNRQLLINGKPADQDRIYKLVTLDLFTFGYFYPSFKYAKKQYILPDFLRNIMIDYGQRFFQP, from the coding sequence ATGCTTGAAAAAATCCATATTTTTCACACAAATGATTTGCATAGTCATTTTAAGTATTGGCCACGAATGCAAAGCTATGTGAAAGAGCGGCGCAAAGAGCTAAAGCGAATAGGAGAAACAAGCTATTTGTTTGATATTGGAGATCATCTAGATCGCTCTAATATTTATACAGATGCAACGCTTGGTAAGGGTAATGTGCAATTGCTAAATGAGGCAGGTTATGATGTTGTAACAATCGGTAATAATGAAGGCATTACCCTATCCCATCAAGAGCTTTTTCATCTATATGATGATGCAAAGTTTGATGTTATTGTTGCAAATGTTTATGCTACAAATGGCAATAATCCAGCTTGGTTAAAGCCTTATATTATTCTAACAACAGAGCAGGGAACAAAGCTGGGAGTTATTGCTGCTACAGCTATGTTTGAAGTGTATTATGAGGAATTAAATTGGCAAATGGACGAGGCACGAAGTACGCTGTTACGACTAGCGCATCAGCTACGTAAAGAGGTCGATATTGTTGTATGCTTATCACATCTAGGTATTACAGAGGATGAGCTACTTGCTGAAGAATGTCCTGAAATTGATGTTATATTTGGTTCTCATACACATCATATTTTTCCAAATGGTAAATATATTAATGGTGTCTTATTAACAGGTGGGGGCAAATTTGGGCAATATATTGGACATTTGACAATCTTGTACGATAAAAAAACAAGGAAAATTGTTGAAAAAAAGGATGTCTTATTGCATAATAAGAATTTGCCAATTGTGCAAAATGAACAAGATATTGTACAGTTTTTAGAAGATGAAGGAAAAAGAATATTGGATACTCCAGTATTTACAACAACGAAAGCTTATAATAAGGAATGGTTTCATTACTCACAGCTTTCCGATTTATTTGCACATGCAATTTTAGAGAAAAGCGGTGCAGATTGCGCTTTATTTAACGCTGGAATTTTTTTAGACGGTCTTCCTAAAGGAACGGTGACAGCATTAGATTTGCATCGAATTTTTCCACATCCCATTAATTTATGTACAATTGAATTATCAGTTGCTGAAATGAAGGAAATTTATCTACAATCCAAAAATGAAGAGTGGCCTTATATTGAATTAAAAGGATTAGGCTTTCGAGGTGTTATTTTTGGGAAAATATTAACATATGGCTTTGCAATAAATGATAATCGGCAACTGCTAATTAATGGTAAGCCAGCAGACCAAGATCGTATTTATAAGCTTGTAACGCTAGATTTATTTACATTTGGCTACTTTTATCCAAGTTTTAAATATGCAAAAAAACAATATATTTTGCCTGATTTTTTACGAAATATTATGATAGATTATGGTCAAAGATT
- a CDS encoding sulfite exporter TauE/SafE family protein, which translates to MEFILLIIIALLAGLMGALVGLGGGAILVPATLYIGLNLGMIPDITPQKVVGLSVIMMIFTGLASTLSYMKSKTVDYKSGFIFFIGSIPGTILGAWVNKGLDLPSFNLYFGILLIILSIILLIRDKLKPVKWFIKNGTQQTFTDAEGKTYVYGYPIWFAIALTFGIGFASGLFGIGGGSMIVPAMIILFLFPPHVAVATSMFMVFLTSIVNSASHIYLGHVPWLYTIPVIPGAYIGAKLGAALNKKIKSDTLVLALRIILLLLGIRSIIEGILASS; encoded by the coding sequence ATGGAGTTTATTTTACTAATCATCATTGCACTACTTGCTGGTCTAATGGGTGCATTGGTGGGGCTAGGTGGCGGTGCCATATTAGTGCCAGCTACATTATATATTGGCTTAAATTTAGGAATGATACCAGATATTACACCACAAAAAGTCGTTGGTTTATCTGTCATTATGATGATTTTTACTGGGCTTGCCTCAACATTAAGCTATATGAAATCAAAAACGGTAGATTATAAAAGTGGTTTTATATTTTTTATTGGCAGCATTCCGGGAACAATTCTAGGCGCTTGGGTCAATAAAGGATTAGACTTACCTTCATTCAATTTATATTTCGGTATTTTATTAATTATTTTATCAATCATTTTACTTATTCGAGATAAATTAAAGCCTGTCAAATGGTTTATTAAAAATGGTACACAGCAAACATTTACAGATGCTGAAGGGAAAACATATGTATATGGTTATCCTATTTGGTTTGCAATTGCATTAACATTTGGCATCGGCTTTGCTTCGGGCTTGTTTGGCATAGGTGGTGGCTCAATGATTGTGCCAGCGATGATTATTTTATTTTTATTTCCACCACATGTTGCAGTGGCAACATCAATGTTTATGGTATTTTTAACATCTATTGTTAATTCTGCTAGCCATATTTATTTAGGTCATGTACCATGGCTTTATACAATTCCTGTTATTCCAGGCGCTTATATTGGTGCCAAGCTAGGAGCAGCATTAAATAAGAAAATTAAATCAGATACGCTTGTACTAGCACTGAGAATTATTTTATTATTATTAGGGATTCGTTCCATTATTGAAGGTATATTAGCGAGTAGCTAA
- a CDS encoding DUF72 domain-containing protein produces MIVVGLTGWGDHPSLYSGVTISKDKLFDYTGHFLTVEVDTSFYAIPSKEHVRKWCEDTPEHFRFVVKAYQGMTGHLRGDIPFETRNDMFNVFIECANEFKRYGKLGMILAQFPPWFDCQAKNVQYLLYIRQQLKDFEVAIEFRNQTWYADKVVQQTMDFLREHQFIHTVCDEPQAGVGSVPFYPVATAKKALVRIHGRNIHGWRNTGNAENWRKVRFLYDYNKEELQQLGQSIEKLHAEADDLFVLFNNNSGHHAAKNAKELQEILHIKDDGLAPKQLNIFEGEL; encoded by the coding sequence ATGATTGTAGTTGGCTTAACTGGTTGGGGAGATCACCCTTCACTTTATAGTGGAGTGACTATCTCAAAAGATAAATTATTTGATTATACAGGTCATTTTTTAACGGTAGAGGTGGATACTTCTTTTTATGCCATACCATCAAAAGAGCATGTTCGTAAATGGTGTGAGGATACACCAGAACATTTCCGCTTTGTTGTGAAAGCCTATCAAGGTATGACAGGTCATTTACGAGGCGATATTCCTTTTGAAACAAGAAATGATATGTTTAATGTATTTATTGAATGTGCCAATGAATTTAAACGTTATGGTAAATTAGGGATGATTTTAGCCCAATTTCCACCATGGTTTGATTGTCAGGCAAAGAATGTTCAATATTTATTGTATATTCGACAGCAGCTCAAGGATTTTGAGGTGGCAATCGAGTTTCGCAATCAAACATGGTATGCAGATAAAGTAGTGCAACAGACGATGGATTTTTTACGAGAGCATCAATTTATTCATACAGTTTGTGATGAACCACAGGCTGGTGTAGGGTCAGTTCCCTTTTATCCTGTTGCAACTGCCAAGAAGGCACTTGTGCGTATTCATGGCCGCAATATTCATGGATGGCGCAATACAGGAAATGCAGAAAATTGGCGTAAAGTTCGCTTTTTATATGATTATAATAAAGAGGAGCTACAACAACTTGGACAAAGTATTGAAAAGCTTCATGCAGAGGCGGACGATTTATTTGTCTTATTTAATAATAATTCAGGGCATCATGCAGCAAAAAATGCGAAGGAGCTACAGGAGATTTTGCATATTAAAGATGATGGGCTAGCGCCAAAGCAATTAAATATATTTGAAGGGGAACTATAA
- the sufB gene encoding Fe-S cluster assembly protein SufB translates to MAKKMPDIGDYKYGFHDKDVSIFRSKRGLTEEIVREISNMKQEPEWMLEYRLKALETFYTKPMPQWGGDLSDLNFDEITYYVKPSEATQRSWDEVPDEIKATFDKLGIPEAEQKYLAGVSAQYESEVVYHNMKQDLEDLGIVFKDTDSALRENEDIFKAHWGKVIPYTDNKFAALNSAVWSGGSFIYVPPGVKVETPLQAYFRINSENMGQFERTLIIVDEGAHVHYVEGCTAPVYTTNSLHSAVVEIIVKKDAYCRYTTIQNWANNVYNLVTKRTVVEENGTMEWIDGNIGSKLTMKYPACILKGEGARGMTLSIALAGKGQHQHAGAKMIHMAPNTSSTIVSKSIAKQGGKVTYMGQVRFGPKASGARANIECDTLIMDNESTSDTIPYNEIFNDNVSLEHEAKVSKVSEEQLFYLMSRGISEEEATEMIVMGFIEPFTKELPMEYAVEMNRLIKFEMEGSIG, encoded by the coding sequence ATGGCTAAAAAAATGCCTGATATCGGCGATTACAAATACGGATTCCATGACAAGGACGTATCAATTTTCCGTTCAAAACGTGGTTTAACTGAAGAAATCGTCCGTGAAATTTCAAATATGAAGCAAGAGCCAGAGTGGATGTTAGAGTACCGCTTAAAAGCGCTTGAAACATTCTATACAAAACCAATGCCACAATGGGGTGGTGATCTTAGTGACTTAAATTTCGATGAGATTACGTACTATGTAAAACCATCAGAAGCTACACAAAGATCATGGGATGAGGTACCTGATGAAATCAAAGCTACTTTCGATAAATTAGGTATTCCAGAAGCAGAACAAAAATATCTTGCAGGTGTATCTGCGCAATACGAATCAGAGGTAGTGTATCATAATATGAAACAAGACCTTGAAGACCTTGGTATTGTCTTTAAAGACACAGACTCAGCGTTACGTGAAAACGAAGATATTTTCAAAGCACACTGGGGTAAAGTTATTCCTTACACTGACAATAAATTTGCGGCACTTAACTCAGCAGTATGGTCAGGTGGCTCATTTATCTATGTACCACCAGGTGTAAAGGTAGAAACACCATTACAAGCATACTTCCGTATTAACTCAGAAAATATGGGTCAATTCGAACGTACTTTAATTATTGTGGACGAGGGTGCACATGTACACTATGTTGAAGGCTGTACAGCGCCTGTTTATACAACAAATTCTCTACACTCAGCAGTTGTAGAAATTATCGTGAAAAAAGATGCCTATTGCCGTTACACAACAATTCAAAACTGGGCAAACAATGTCTATAACCTTGTAACAAAACGTACAGTTGTTGAAGAAAACGGAACAATGGAATGGATTGATGGTAACATCGGTTCTAAATTAACAATGAAATACCCAGCATGTATCCTAAAAGGTGAAGGTGCTCGTGGTATGACATTATCCATTGCATTAGCAGGTAAAGGGCAACACCAACATGCTGGAGCAAAAATGATCCATATGGCACCAAATACATCTTCAACAATCGTGTCAAAATCGATTGCAAAACAAGGTGGTAAGGTAACATATATGGGACAAGTTCGTTTCGGTCCTAAAGCAAGTGGTGCACGTGCCAATATTGAGTGTGATACGCTCATTATGGATAATGAATCAACGTCTGATACAATTCCATACAATGAAATCTTTAATGATAATGTTTCTTTAGAGCATGAAGCAAAAGTTTCTAAAGTATCTGAAGAGCAATTATTCTATTTAATGTCACGTGGTATTTCTGAAGAAGAAGCAACAGAAATGATCGTAATGGGCTTTATCGAGCCATTTACAAAAGAATTACCAATGGAATACGCAGTCGAAATGAATCGATTGATTAAATTCGAGATGGAAGGTTCTATCGGTTAA
- the sufU gene encoding Fe-S cluster assembly sulfur transfer protein SufU, with product MSFNNLDQLYRSVIMDHYKNPRNKGSLEGDAVTIDMNNPTCGDRIHLTLKVMDGVVEDAKFDGEGCSISMSSASMMTQLIKGKKVEEALELADIFSKMMMGEEYSDKYDLEDVEALQGVSQFPARIKCATLAWKAMEKGIK from the coding sequence ATGTCTTTTAATAATTTAGATCAACTATACCGTTCTGTTATTATGGATCACTATAAAAACCCTCGTAACAAAGGGTCTTTAGAGGGTGATGCCGTAACAATTGATATGAACAATCCGACATGTGGCGATCGTATTCACTTAACATTAAAAGTGATGGACGGCGTTGTAGAGGATGCAAAATTTGATGGTGAAGGCTGTTCTATCTCCATGTCATCTGCATCCATGATGACACAGCTTATTAAAGGAAAAAAAGTAGAGGAAGCATTGGAGCTTGCCGATATTTTTTCTAAAATGATGATGGGTGAAGAATACAGCGATAAATATGACCTTGAGGATGTTGAAGCACTACAAGGCGTTTCACAATTTCCTGCACGTATTAAATGTGCCACATTGGCTTGGAAAGCAATGGAGAAAGGTATTAAATAA
- a CDS encoding cysteine desulfurase codes for MMNKDIKSYFPILNQDVNGHRLVYLDSAATSQKPVQVIEAIKSYYEFDNSNVHRGVHTLGNRATDRYEGAREKVRKFINATSTQEIIFTRGTTTSLNTVAASYGRANVAEGDEIVITQMEHHSNIIPWQQLAKEKNATLKYIELEADGTISLEKVRATITPQTKIVAVSMASNVLGTINPIKEIAQIAHANGAVMVADGAQAAPHMKIDVQDLDIDFLGFSGHKMCGPTGIGVLYGKKEHLEKMEPVEFGGEMIDFVGLYDSTWKELPWKFEGGTPIIAGAIGLGAAIDFLTDIGLDTIAEHEHKLVGYAMDQLETIDGLKIFGPRDPMKRCGLVTFNLDDVHPHDVATVLDMNGIAIRAGHHCAQPLMKCLQQVATARASFYLYNTEEDIDRLVAGLRSAKEYFGDVF; via the coding sequence ATGATGAATAAAGATATTAAAAGCTACTTCCCAATTTTAAATCAGGATGTAAACGGTCATCGACTTGTTTATCTTGATAGCGCAGCAACGTCACAAAAGCCTGTTCAAGTGATTGAAGCAATCAAATCTTACTATGAATTTGATAATTCCAATGTGCATCGTGGTGTCCATACATTAGGAAATCGTGCTACTGATCGCTACGAAGGTGCACGCGAAAAGGTTCGTAAGTTTATTAATGCAACGTCAACACAGGAAATTATTTTTACACGTGGTACAACAACATCTTTAAATACAGTAGCAGCGAGCTATGGTCGTGCAAATGTTGCAGAAGGTGATGAAATTGTTATTACACAAATGGAGCACCATTCCAATATTATCCCTTGGCAGCAGCTAGCGAAAGAGAAAAATGCAACATTGAAATATATAGAGCTAGAAGCAGATGGCACTATTAGTTTAGAAAAAGTACGTGCAACGATTACGCCTCAAACGAAAATTGTTGCGGTATCAATGGCGTCAAACGTCCTTGGTACGATTAATCCAATTAAAGAAATTGCTCAAATTGCACATGCTAATGGAGCTGTTATGGTAGCTGATGGTGCGCAGGCAGCCCCACATATGAAAATTGATGTGCAAGATTTGGATATCGATTTTTTAGGGTTCTCAGGGCATAAAATGTGCGGACCGACTGGAATAGGTGTACTATATGGTAAAAAAGAACACCTTGAAAAAATGGAGCCAGTTGAATTTGGTGGCGAAATGATTGACTTTGTTGGGCTTTATGACTCAACGTGGAAGGAATTACCGTGGAAGTTTGAGGGCGGCACACCTATTATTGCAGGTGCAATTGGTTTAGGTGCTGCTATCGACTTCTTAACGGATATTGGACTAGATACAATTGCAGAGCATGAGCATAAGCTTGTAGGCTATGCAATGGATCAGCTTGAAACAATTGACGGTCTGAAAATTTTCGGCCCACGTGACCCAATGAAGCGCTGTGGACTTGTAACATTTAACTTAGATGATGTACATCCACATGATGTAGCAACGGTTCTGGATATGAATGGTATTGCTATTCGTGCAGGACATCATTGCGCACAGCCATTAATGAAATGTCTTCAGCAAGTAGCAACTGCACGTGCAAGCTTCTACCTGTATAACACAGAGGAAGATATTGATCGTCTAGTTGCAGGGTTACGTTCTGCGAAGGAGTATTTTGGCGATGTCTTTTAA
- the sufD gene encoding Fe-S cluster assembly protein SufD yields the protein MTVELNLPVTVQDVRSFSEANGEPAWFTELRAAALDKVTGLDLPKPDRTNITKWDFVNFPTHTVQSEAFSSLDALPEEAKGLIDLEAQENLYIQRNNTPAYLKTSQELADKGVIFTDILTAVREHGELVQKYFMSEAVKVDEHKLTALHTALVNGGVFVYVPKNVVIEQPLQVIFLNDNAEASLYNHVLVVAEANAAVTYVETYISTVEEAQGQANIISEVVVQDNAQVTYGAVDVLAKGYTTYVNRRARLARDGKVDWALGLMNDSDTISENITHLVGDGSHADTKTVVVGRGEQKLNFTTEVRHWGKNSIGHILKHGVMKDAAQSIFNGIGYIEHGATKADAQQESRVLMLSEKARGDANPILLIDEDDVTAGHAASVGRVDPLQLYYLMSRGISKTEAERLVIHGFLAPVVTQLPIEGVQKQLTEVIERKVR from the coding sequence ATGACAGTGGAACTTAACTTGCCTGTAACAGTACAGGACGTGCGCTCGTTCTCAGAAGCAAATGGTGAACCAGCTTGGTTTACAGAGCTTCGTGCGGCAGCACTAGACAAAGTAACTGGTTTAGACTTGCCAAAACCAGATAGAACAAATATTACAAAATGGGACTTTGTAAATTTCCCAACACATACAGTTCAGAGTGAGGCATTTTCTTCATTGGATGCGTTACCTGAAGAAGCAAAAGGTTTAATTGACCTTGAAGCACAAGAAAACCTATATATTCAACGTAATAATACACCAGCTTATTTAAAAACATCACAAGAGCTTGCTGATAAAGGTGTTATTTTTACTGATATTTTAACAGCAGTTCGTGAACATGGTGAGCTTGTTCAAAAGTACTTTATGTCAGAGGCAGTTAAAGTAGATGAGCATAAATTAACAGCACTTCATACAGCGCTTGTTAACGGTGGCGTATTTGTGTATGTGCCAAAAAATGTAGTGATTGAACAACCATTACAAGTTATTTTCCTCAACGATAATGCAGAAGCTTCACTTTATAACCATGTTTTAGTAGTAGCAGAAGCAAACGCTGCTGTAACATATGTTGAAACATATATTTCAACAGTTGAAGAAGCACAAGGTCAGGCGAATATTATTTCAGAGGTAGTTGTTCAAGATAATGCACAAGTAACATATGGTGCAGTGGATGTACTGGCTAAAGGCTATACAACATATGTCAATCGTCGTGCACGCCTAGCACGTGATGGAAAAGTAGATTGGGCTCTTGGTTTAATGAATGACTCGGATACAATCTCTGAAAACATTACACACTTAGTTGGTGACGGTTCTCATGCTGATACAAAAACAGTAGTAGTTGGTCGCGGCGAACAAAAATTGAACTTCACTACAGAGGTTCGTCATTGGGGTAAAAACTCCATCGGGCATATTCTAAAACATGGCGTTATGAAAGATGCAGCGCAATCTATTTTCAACGGTATTGGCTATATTGAGCATGGCGCAACAAAAGCAGATGCACAGCAAGAATCACGTGTATTAATGCTATCAGAAAAAGCTCGAGGGGATGCAAACCCTATTTTATTGATTGATGAAGATGATGTAACAGCAGGACACGCAGCCTCTGTTGGTCGAGTAGACCCACTACAACTTTATTATTTAATGAGTCGTGGTATCTCGAAAACAGAAGCAGAGCGCCTTGTTATCCATGGATTCCTTGCGCCAGTTGTTACGCAATTACCAATTGAAGGCGTTCAAAAGCAACTGACGGAGGTTATTGAAAGGAAAGTGCGCTAA
- the sufC gene encoding Fe-S cluster assembly ATPase SufC: protein MSTLVIKDLHVEIDGKEILKGVNLTINTNEIHAIMGPNGTGKSTLASAIMGHPKYEVTSGTVELDGEDVLEMEVDERAQAGLFLAMQYPSEIAGVTNADFLRSAINARREEGDEISLMKFIRELDKNMEFLEMDEDMAQRYLNEGFSGGEKKRNEILQLMMIKPTFAILDEIDSGLDIDALKVVSKGINAMRGEGFGCLMITHYQRLLNYITPDHVHVMMQGRIVKSGGAELAQRLEAEGYDWIKKELGIEEETEEQEA from the coding sequence ATGTCAACTTTAGTAATTAAAGATCTTCACGTTGAAATCGACGGGAAAGAGATTTTAAAAGGCGTAAATCTTACAATTAATACAAATGAAATTCACGCAATTATGGGACCAAACGGAACTGGTAAATCGACACTAGCATCTGCTATTATGGGTCATCCAAAATACGAAGTTACTTCAGGTACAGTTGAACTTGATGGTGAAGATGTGCTTGAAATGGAAGTAGACGAGCGTGCTCAAGCTGGTTTATTCCTAGCAATGCAATATCCATCTGAAATCGCTGGTGTAACAAATGCTGATTTCTTACGTTCAGCTATTAATGCACGACGTGAAGAAGGCGATGAAATCTCATTAATGAAATTTATTCGCGAATTAGATAAGAACATGGAATTCCTTGAAATGGATGAAGATATGGCACAGCGTTACTTAAATGAAGGATTTTCTGGTGGTGAGAAAAAACGTAATGAAATTCTTCAATTAATGATGATTAAGCCAACATTTGCAATTTTAGATGAAATTGACTCTGGTCTTGATATTGATGCATTAAAAGTTGTATCAAAAGGTATTAATGCAATGCGTGGCGAAGGCTTTGGCTGCTTAATGATTACACACTATCAACGCCTATTAAACTACATTACACCAGATCATGTACATGTAATGATGCAAGGTCGTATTGTGAAATCAGGTGGTGCAGAGCTTGCACAACGTTTAGAGGCAGAAGGCTATGACTGGATCAAAAAAGAATTAGGCATCGAAGAAGAAACAGAAGAACAAGAAGCATAA
- a CDS encoding LysR family transcriptional regulator yields MELRQLRYFVEVAEREHISEAAEHLHVAQSAISRQIANLEDELGTPLFERVGRNVKLTPIGKIFLEHTITALKAIDFAAKQVEEYLDPAKGSIKIGFPTSLASYVLPTVISAFKREYPDLQFQLRQGSYRFLIDAVKNRDLNLAFLGPLPPKDESIQSTILFTENIAALLPANHPLAKRESIQLAELRNDLFVLFPDGYILHKVAMDACRAAGFLPNIISEGEDLDALKGLVAAGIGVSLLPESSLYDSTARFTVKVPIKAPTIPRTVGIISPVNREIAPSEIIFLDFVKNFFSRLSQFQ; encoded by the coding sequence GTGGAGTTACGTCAATTACGTTATTTTGTCGAGGTCGCTGAACGTGAACATATTTCAGAGGCTGCTGAGCATCTCCATGTTGCACAATCTGCCATTAGTCGGCAAATAGCAAATCTTGAAGATGAATTAGGCACGCCATTATTTGAACGTGTCGGTCGAAATGTAAAATTAACACCAATCGGAAAAATATTTCTTGAGCATACCATTACTGCTTTAAAAGCGATTGATTTTGCTGCCAAACAGGTAGAGGAATATCTTGATCCTGCCAAGGGCTCCATTAAAATCGGCTTTCCAACAAGTTTAGCTAGCTATGTACTGCCAACCGTTATATCTGCCTTTAAACGTGAATATCCTGATTTACAATTTCAGTTACGTCAGGGCTCCTATCGATTTTTAATCGATGCTGTTAAAAATCGAGATTTAAACCTAGCCTTTTTGGGACCACTTCCCCCAAAAGATGAATCCATTCAATCAACCATATTATTTACGGAAAATATCGCAGCCTTACTCCCAGCAAATCACCCATTAGCAAAAAGAGAAAGCATTCAACTCGCGGAATTAAGAAACGATCTCTTTGTGTTATTCCCAGACGGCTATATTTTGCATAAAGTAGCAATGGATGCTTGCCGTGCCGCAGGCTTTTTGCCAAATATCATTTCAGAGGGAGAAGACTTAGATGCATTAAAAGGTTTAGTTGCAGCAGGTATCGGCGTTAGCCTCTTGCCCGAAAGTTCACTTTATGATTCAACTGCTCGCTTTACCGTAAAGGTTCCAATTAAAGCACCTACAATCCCTAGAACTGTCGGCATTATTTCACCTGTTAATCGGGAAATTGCCCCATCTGAAATCATTTTTTTAGACTTTGTCAAAAACTTCTTCTCTCGCCTATCACAATTCCAATAA
- a CDS encoding MetQ/NlpA family ABC transporter substrate-binding protein, translated as MKKLLAGLFLSILVLALAACGADKKEDANSASDGETDSKENVTLKVGASNTPHAVILEKAKPILAEQGIDLEVETYTDYVLPNQDLESKELDANYFQHIPYLELQIKDNGYDFVNAGGVHIEPIGIYSKKYKSLEELPEGATILLSSSVSDHGRMLSLLEAKGLIKLKEGIDKTAAELKDIEENPKNFEFDANTAPEMLVQMYENDEGDAVLINSNFAIDNGLNPIEDAISLEDKESPYVNIIAVRAGDETKEEIKKLLEVLTSQEIQDFILEEWKGAVVPVK; from the coding sequence ATGAAGAAGTTATTAGCAGGATTATTTTTATCAATACTTGTACTAGCTTTAGCAGCTTGTGGTGCTGATAAAAAGGAGGATGCCAATTCAGCATCTGATGGGGAAACAGATAGTAAAGAAAATGTAACATTAAAAGTAGGTGCTTCTAATACACCACACGCTGTCATTTTAGAAAAAGCAAAACCGATTTTAGCTGAGCAAGGTATTGATCTTGAAGTTGAAACGTATACAGATTATGTACTGCCAAACCAAGATTTAGAATCAAAAGAGCTGGATGCAAACTACTTCCAACATATTCCTTACCTTGAGTTGCAAATTAAAGATAATGGCTATGATTTTGTAAATGCTGGTGGTGTTCATATTGAGCCAATCGGTATTTACTCTAAAAAATATAAATCTTTAGAAGAGCTTCCAGAAGGTGCAACAATTTTACTTTCTAGCTCAGTATCTGACCATGGTCGTATGCTATCATTATTAGAGGCTAAAGGCTTAATTAAATTAAAAGAAGGCATTGATAAAACAGCAGCAGAATTAAAGGATATTGAAGAAAATCCTAAAAACTTTGAATTTGATGCAAATACAGCTCCTGAAATGCTTGTACAAATGTATGAAAACGATGAAGGAGATGCGGTTTTAATTAACTCTAACTTTGCCATTGATAATGGCTTAAACCCAATTGAGGATGCTATTTCTCTTGAGGATAAAGAATCTCCATATGTAAATATTATTGCAGTACGTGCAGGCGATGAAACAAAAGAAGAAATTAAAAAATTATTAGAGGTGCTAACATCCCAAGAAATCCAAGACTTTATTTTAGAGGAATGGAAAGGTGCAGTAGTACCCGTAAAATAA
- a CDS encoding methionine ABC transporter permease: protein MLTNLFPNVDWENMWEATYETLYMTAISTVVTFVLGLVIGIVLFLTSPNQLWANKIVNFLTGSLVNIFRSIPFIVLIILLIPFTKFLLGTIRGANAALPALIIGAAPFYARMVLIALREIDKGVIEAARSMGAKTSTIIWKVLIPESLPALISGITVTAVALVGYTAMAGIIGAGGLGNLAFLDGFQRNRTDVTLMATILILVVVFIIQWIGDLITEKIDKR from the coding sequence ATGCTAACTAATCTATTTCCGAACGTAGACTGGGAAAATATGTGGGAGGCTACATATGAAACACTATATATGACAGCCATCTCTACTGTTGTGACATTTGTTTTAGGGTTAGTGATTGGAATTGTGCTCTTTTTAACAAGTCCTAATCAGCTATGGGCTAATAAGATTGTGAACTTTTTAACAGGTTCACTTGTGAATATTTTCCGCTCTATTCCATTTATTGTGTTAATTATTTTATTAATTCCATTTACAAAGTTTTTACTTGGTACAATTCGTGGCGCCAATGCCGCATTGCCTGCATTAATTATTGGCGCAGCACCATTTTATGCCCGCATGGTTTTAATAGCTTTACGTGAAATTGATAAAGGTGTAATAGAAGCTGCTCGCTCAATGGGTGCAAAGACATCGACAATTATTTGGAAGGTACTAATTCCTGAATCGTTACCAGCATTAATCTCAGGTATTACTGTAACGGCTGTGGCGCTTGTTGGTTATACAGCAATGGCAGGAATTATCGGTGCGGGGGGTCTTGGTAACTTAGCTTTCTTAGACGGCTTCCAACGTAATCGTACAGATGTGACATTAATGGCAACTATTTTGATATTAGTGGTTGTATTTATTATTCAATGGATTGGTGATTTGATTACCGAAAAAATTGATAAACGTTAA